One Solanum lycopersicum chromosome 4, SLM_r2.1 DNA window includes the following coding sequences:
- the LOC138348139 gene encoding uncharacterized protein: MWGQWERLKAIVLSWLMNVVSKSLLSDIAFSSSAFDVWTDLKERFDRVDGSRTYSLHKDIATLQPGSVSTSMYYKTEKQKLYQFLMGLNESYHQARSQMLMMDPLPSINYAYARIVGDENQKVVVNGVNDIFAALESLVALYSKKFEPAVCNTANTTGKTSFVSEHSNIWIIDTSATNHMVSSLNILNKNIVHELEVSKPLYLPNGTTTQELYNGKVKEVGKEEGGLYLLIKHLTTQCTGQEKEVETAFVAHDVKEADMVLWHKRLGHVSSTQNGVVERKHRHLLEDTRALRLQAHIPIRYWGHCLLAAAYIINRLPFSVLKFDTPYERLYGVKPSVSHVKTLGYLCFAKLLTEHDNLMARSRLTVPAKGIYTS, translated from the exons ATGTGGGGGCAATGGGAGAGACTGAAAGCTATTGTTCTATCTTGGTTAATGAATGTTGTATCCAAGAGTTTACTAAGTGATATTGCATTTTCTTCTAGTGCCTTTGATGTTTGGACTGATTTAAAGGAAAGGTTTGATAGAGTAGATGGCTCTAGAACCTATAGTTTGCACAAAGATATTGCTACATTGCAACCGGGTTCAGTTTCTACTTCCATGTATTACAAGACTGAAAA GCAGAAGTTGTATCAATTTCTAATGGGATTAAATGAATCCTATCATCAAGCAAGGAGTCAAATGTTGATGATGGATCCACTACCATCAATCAACTATGCCTATGCTAGGATAGTTGGTGATGAGAATCAAAAGGTTGTAGTTAATGGTGTTAATGATATTTTTGCTGCATTGGAATCATTAGTTGCTTTATATTCTAAG AAGTTTGAGCCTGCTGTGTGTAACACTGCAAACACTACAGGGAAAACATCTTTTGTTTCTGAACACAGTAACATATGGATTATAGATACTAGTGCAACAAACCATATGGTGTCCAGTTTGAATatcttgaataaaaatattgtgcATGAACTTGAAGTCTCTAAGCCTTTATATCTACCTAATGGTACTACTACTCAG GAACTCTACAATGGGAAGGTGAAAGAAGTTGGTAAGGAGGAAGGAGGATTGTACTTACTAATAAAGCATTTAACCACTCAGTGTACTGgtcaagaaaaagaagttgagaCTGCATTTGTTGCTCATGATGTCAAAGAAGCAGACATGGTGTTATGGCATAAAAGATTGGGTCATGTATCATCAACA CAAAATGGAGTTGTTGAGAGGAAGCATAGACACTTACTTGAAGATACCAGAGCTTTAAGACTTCAAGCTCACATTCCTATTAGATATTGGGGTCATTGCTTGTTAGCTGCTGCATATATCATTAATAGATTACCATTCAGTGTACTAAAGTTTGATACTCCTTATGAAAGGTTGTATGGTGTTAAACCATCAGTGTCTCATGTAAAAACTCTAGGATATTTATGTTTTGCTAAACTGCTTACAGAACATGATAATTTGATGGCTAGATCAAGACTAACAGTACCTGCAAAAGGGATATATACTTCTTGA